GAACGGTAGAGGCTCGCACAGGTGCGGTGCCAGGCGGCTCAGGAGCATTTTCTCGGCACTCGCCTCGCGCACGAGTCCGATGCGCCCCTGAGCCAGGTACCGAAGCCCACCGTGCAACAGGCGCGACGACCGGCTGCTGGTGCCCGAGGCGAAGTCGGCTTGTTCGACCAGCAGCGTTTTTAGCCCGCGTGCCGCGGCGTCCCGTGCAACTCCCGCCCCGACGATTCCCCCACCAATCACGAGCACGTCGAATCGCCCGTTGCCGAGAGCTTTGAGTCGGTCGCTCGTGGGAGCCTCGTCTGGCATTACAGCCTCTCGAACGAGTAGCGAAGTGGGAGCGTTTGGAAGCGGTGTGGAAATGTAGGGCCGGATTCTGTTCGCGAATTTCGGAACGTACCGGCCCATACGGGCGATCGGCTGATCGAGCTGAGAAGCGGTGTGAGCAGCACTAGCGCGGCTTCGGACCGGTCGTGTCGTCCTGTGGCGGGAGCGCCAGGCCCTTGCTCATCAACTTGGCGGCCACCTTGCTGCTCCGCGGCGGGAGCGCCGGACCCGTCGGCTGGGGGCGCTTCTCTTGCTTCTCGCGCACGAAACGCTTCCGCTTCTTTTTGACCTCTGGGACCGGCTTGGGCGGCGGCGGTTCCTTCACGGGCGGGGGTGGGACGACCTCGGCGGGCTTGTTGAGGGGCGTGATACCCTTGCCCTTGGCCTTCGCCAGCACGTTTTTCAGTGCTTCCGCTTTCGAGATCTCCTTTTTCGGCGGCTCGGACTTGGGCGCTTCCTTCTTCACCGCTTCGGGCTTCGGGGCCTCCTTCTTGGGTTCCTCGGGTTTGGGGGCTTCTTTCTTGGACTTCTTTCCCATTGAGTGTCTCCAGCGAGAGAGGGGATGAATCATGTTTTGTAGCGGATAACGGTTCGCGGGACGATGCCTTTTGTGATCCCGAAATGGGATGTTTTGTAACGCTAGATAGGATCGAGGTTCGGAAGCGCGGAGCAGGGGAGGGGCCGGAAAAAGAAGAAGCCGGCGACTTCGGTCGCCGGCTTTCGTTGATAGGTTGGTTGAAGTGCGGTCAGGTGTGTGGGGTGGGCCGGGGGGAAGTTCAGCCCGATTCGTGTTCGTCATCTGACGTAATGCAGCCCACGTGCCAAACAAAACGTGCAAGAACCGGGGCGTTACAAATGCCTGGAATTTCAGGGTGATCGAGCATTTCAAGGGACGTTGTGTATACTCCCCAATTGTAAGGCTTACTCTCAGCGCGGCTCGCGGGTGGGTACTTTCTTGCCGGGTAGTGGGTCGTTGTGTTCCGAACGCGGGGCGGTGATAATCGGTCCGCCGCTGCCCCCGTTTTGAGGAACGCTTCATGATTCGCGTGTTGCTCGTTTCGATGTTCGCTCTGGTTCCCAGCGCGGTTCGGGCCGAAGACCCCAAACCGAAGGGACCACCCGCGGCCGACGTGCTGGCCGAGGCACTGGCCGCTGCGAAGAAGGACGGCAAAGCCGTGTTCCTGGCGTTCGGTTCGCCGACGTGCGGGTGGTGCAAGTACCTGGATAAGTTCAACGCCCGGCCCGCGGTCGCGAAGGCGCTGGCCCCGCACGTGGTGTTCGTGAAAGTGGACGTGGTGGACAACCCGGGCGGGGAGAAGTTGTACGAGAAGTACGCGCCCGAACCGGGCGGCGTGCCGGTGTGGGTCTTCCTATCGGCCGAGGGCAAGGTGCTGTCCGATTCGTTCGCGGAAGAGAAGGGGAAG
This region of Gemmata massiliana genomic DNA includes:
- a CDS encoding DUF255 domain-containing protein, producing MIRVLLVSMFALVPSAVRAEDPKPKGPPAADVLAEALAAAKKDGKAVFLAFGSPTCGWCKYLDKFNARPAVAKALAPHVVFVKVDVVDNPGGEKLYEKYAPEPGGVPVWVFLSAEGKVLSDSFAEEKGKKQNVGFPYELSEVAHYEKALRTALPKLTDAEVVDLIKELKDAGPKKEKKDDKK